In Arthrobacter sp. UKPF54-2, the following are encoded in one genomic region:
- a CDS encoding MFS transporter, which yields MNSATAPEAMRPASELESGSHATSKGKVVAWAAWDWGSAAFNAVMTTFVFTVYLTSKAFGGEDEASAVLGGALAIAGLAIALLAPVTGQRSDTGGRRKLWLGVNTAAVALLTGLCFFVFPRPEFLLLGVTLIALGNVFFEFAGVIYNAMLAQISTPANIGKISGFGWASGYLGGIVALLIVLQLFVQPSIDWFGASTADSLNIRLVAVFSALWFLAFAIPVMFAVPELPKARQAGLGFFASYGLLVRRIRAIYRTSPHTIFFLLASAIFRDGLAAVFTFGGIIAAGTFGFELKQVIFFAIFGNVVAALGALLGGFLDDKAGPKAVIIGSLAGLLVAGSVLLALGNGKYSFLGMEWAGSTTFWVFGLFLCLFVGPAQSSSRAYLARLAPHGESGELFGLYATTGRAVSFLAPALFTLCITIATPLVAPGEAQRWGILGIMVVLLAGLLVMLPVKPPGKTEIAVVPPA from the coding sequence ATGAACTCCGCCACCGCCCCCGAGGCCATGCGCCCGGCCTCGGAACTCGAGTCCGGCAGCCACGCCACAAGCAAAGGCAAGGTCGTTGCGTGGGCCGCCTGGGACTGGGGTTCCGCTGCCTTCAACGCGGTGATGACCACCTTTGTCTTTACCGTCTACCTGACCTCCAAGGCCTTCGGCGGCGAAGACGAAGCCTCGGCGGTCCTGGGCGGTGCCCTGGCCATCGCGGGGTTGGCCATCGCCCTGCTGGCCCCGGTCACCGGGCAGCGCTCGGACACCGGCGGCCGGCGCAAGCTCTGGCTTGGCGTCAACACCGCCGCGGTCGCCCTGCTGACCGGGCTCTGTTTCTTCGTCTTCCCCCGCCCGGAGTTCCTGCTCCTGGGAGTGACGCTGATCGCGCTGGGCAACGTGTTCTTCGAATTCGCCGGCGTCATCTACAACGCCATGCTGGCCCAGATCTCCACCCCCGCCAATATCGGAAAGATCAGCGGCTTCGGCTGGGCCTCGGGCTACCTCGGGGGCATCGTGGCGTTGCTAATTGTGCTGCAGCTCTTCGTCCAGCCCAGCATCGACTGGTTCGGCGCCTCCACCGCGGACAGCCTGAACATCCGCCTCGTGGCGGTGTTCTCCGCCCTCTGGTTCCTGGCCTTCGCCATTCCGGTCATGTTCGCGGTCCCCGAGCTGCCCAAGGCCCGGCAGGCCGGCCTGGGATTCTTCGCCTCCTACGGACTGCTGGTGCGCCGGATCCGCGCCATCTACCGGACCAGCCCGCACACGATCTTCTTCCTGCTCGCCAGCGCGATCTTCCGCGACGGGCTCGCCGCAGTATTCACCTTCGGCGGCATCATCGCCGCCGGGACCTTTGGCTTTGAGCTCAAACAGGTCATCTTCTTCGCCATCTTCGGCAACGTGGTTGCCGCGCTCGGCGCCCTGCTGGGCGGCTTCCTCGACGACAAGGCGGGACCCAAGGCGGTCATCATCGGCTCGCTGGCCGGCCTGCTGGTCGCGGGCAGCGTCCTCCTGGCCCTGGGGAACGGAAAGTATTCCTTCCTCGGCATGGAGTGGGCCGGCAGCACCACGTTCTGGGTGTTCGGTCTTTTCCTGTGCCTGTTTGTGGGCCCGGCCCAGTCCTCGTCCCGCGCCTACCTGGCCCGGCTCGCCCCGCACGGAGAATCCGGCGAACTGTTTGGCTTGTACGCCACCACCGGCCGGGCCGTCAGCTTCCTGGCGCCGGCGCTCTTCACCCTGTGCATCACCATCGCGACGCCCCTCGTTGCCCCCGGCGAAGCTCAGCGCTGGGGCATCCTCGGGATCATGGTGGTGCTGCTGGCCGGGCTGCTGGTGATGCTGCCGGTCAAGCCGCCGGGAAAGACCGAAATCGCCGTCGTGCCCCCGGCCTGA
- a CDS encoding Na+/H+ antiporter subunit A, translating into MITVLAVHFAVAAVAPFLFRRLGRNAFSALAAVPAGSFVWLAFQHDAVYSDAGSTSAVLPWIPDLQLELAFRMDALAWVMSLLILGVGALVLVYCARYFKDKDSYLGGFGAQLLAFAGAMFGLVTADDLLLMFVFWELTTVLSYLLIGYARTRLSARRSALQALVVTTAGGLAMLVGLIMLGAAAGTYRISALLAMAPELVTGPAADAVAAAVVLVLPGAITKSALVPFHFWLPGAMAAPTPVSAYLHAAAMVKAGIYLVARLAPGFAETAFWLPVVLGLGLATMLVGGYRALRQTDIKLILAYGTVSQLGFLTMVVGLGQPDAALAGLALLLAHGLFKATLFLVVGIIDHQAGTRDIRKLSGVYRSSRALAIVAAVGAASMAGIPPLAGFVAKESVFEAFVHYGTGAAAGPWGPVLLVGLVVGSVLTFAYSARFMWGAFAVKPGVETTPFKAVEPAFLAAPAVLSLLTILYGLWPAAADAWIQPYAALFVPDGEDPAAVAGHLTLWHGLTPALGMTAITFALGAAMFYGRNAVARAQGLVPGWVDGDRAYQLTIGALDDAAVWVTGRTQRGSLFFYLAVILSVAFVLPLTALLLSNKPLPGGLYFIDPGSPLQPVIGAGIVIGALAAVRANKRFLAVLMVSVTGYGIALMFALQGAPDLALTQMLVETIILVAFVLAMRSLPAELRDRTGGKYRVVRVIIGAAFGLTMIFVAIHALGARVATPVSLEFPRLAYEGGGGLNIVNVTLVDIRAWDTFGEISVLALAATGVASLIFVRGRGDRIGRSASVAEGTVGRRAGVAGNTRDNAALAMSRRFAASARDAWLVAGRTMAPERRSIIFEVVTRLIFHSMIVFSLYLLLAGHNLPGGGFAGGLTAGLALAIRYLAGGRFELREATPVSAGALLGIGLATAAASGVAPLLLGGQVFQSAVIELWLPVFGDIKFVTSTIFDIGVYVVVVGLALDVLRSLGAKIDEHFEERPEDQPDEQPGVLFDDDQPDGVPAETTAKGRT; encoded by the coding sequence GTGATCACAGTCCTTGCCGTGCACTTCGCGGTGGCTGCTGTGGCGCCGTTCCTCTTCCGCCGGCTGGGCCGGAACGCGTTCTCCGCGCTGGCCGCGGTGCCCGCGGGGTCGTTTGTCTGGCTGGCCTTCCAGCACGATGCCGTGTATTCCGACGCAGGGTCCACCTCTGCGGTGCTGCCCTGGATCCCGGACCTCCAGCTGGAGCTGGCCTTCCGGATGGATGCCCTGGCCTGGGTCATGTCGCTGCTGATCCTGGGCGTTGGGGCGCTGGTCCTGGTCTACTGTGCCCGCTACTTCAAGGACAAGGACAGCTACCTGGGGGGGTTCGGCGCCCAGCTGCTGGCTTTCGCCGGGGCGATGTTTGGCCTGGTCACCGCCGACGACCTGCTCCTGATGTTCGTCTTCTGGGAACTGACCACGGTGCTGTCCTACCTGCTGATCGGCTACGCCCGCACCCGGTTGTCGGCCCGCCGCTCGGCGCTGCAGGCCCTGGTGGTCACCACCGCCGGGGGCCTGGCCATGCTGGTCGGGCTGATCATGCTCGGAGCCGCCGCGGGAACCTACCGGATCTCGGCGCTCCTGGCGATGGCGCCGGAGCTGGTGACCGGCCCCGCCGCAGACGCGGTGGCGGCCGCCGTCGTGCTGGTCCTGCCAGGGGCGATCACGAAGTCCGCGCTGGTCCCCTTCCACTTCTGGCTTCCCGGGGCGATGGCCGCGCCGACGCCGGTGAGTGCGTACCTGCACGCCGCTGCCATGGTCAAGGCGGGCATCTACCTCGTGGCGAGGCTCGCCCCCGGGTTCGCCGAGACGGCGTTCTGGCTCCCGGTGGTGCTCGGCCTGGGGCTGGCCACCATGCTGGTGGGCGGCTACCGCGCCCTGCGCCAGACCGACATCAAGCTCATCCTCGCCTACGGCACCGTCAGCCAGCTGGGCTTCCTGACCATGGTGGTGGGCCTCGGCCAACCCGACGCGGCGCTCGCCGGACTCGCCCTGCTGCTGGCGCACGGACTCTTCAAAGCCACCTTGTTCCTGGTGGTCGGCATTATCGACCACCAGGCCGGGACCCGCGACATCCGCAAGCTCTCCGGGGTGTACCGCTCCTCCCGCGCCCTGGCCATCGTGGCCGCCGTCGGCGCGGCCTCCATGGCCGGCATCCCGCCGCTGGCCGGCTTCGTGGCCAAGGAATCCGTCTTCGAGGCGTTCGTGCACTACGGCACCGGCGCCGCGGCAGGCCCGTGGGGGCCCGTGCTCCTCGTCGGGCTGGTCGTGGGCTCCGTCCTGACCTTTGCCTACAGCGCACGGTTCATGTGGGGCGCCTTCGCGGTGAAGCCCGGCGTAGAGACCACCCCGTTCAAAGCCGTTGAGCCCGCCTTCCTGGCGGCCCCCGCCGTCCTGAGCCTGCTGACCATCCTCTACGGGCTGTGGCCTGCCGCGGCGGATGCGTGGATCCAGCCCTACGCCGCGCTGTTCGTGCCCGACGGCGAGGATCCGGCGGCCGTGGCCGGGCACCTGACGCTGTGGCACGGGCTCACCCCGGCGCTGGGGATGACCGCGATCACGTTCGCCCTCGGTGCGGCCATGTTCTACGGACGGAACGCGGTCGCCCGCGCCCAGGGGCTGGTCCCCGGCTGGGTCGACGGCGACCGCGCCTACCAGCTCACCATCGGCGCCCTCGACGATGCCGCGGTCTGGGTCACCGGCCGCACCCAGCGCGGTTCGCTCTTCTTCTACCTGGCCGTCATCCTGAGCGTCGCCTTTGTCCTGCCGCTCACCGCGCTGCTGCTTTCCAACAAGCCGCTGCCCGGGGGCCTGTACTTCATCGACCCGGGCTCGCCGCTGCAGCCGGTGATCGGCGCCGGCATCGTGATCGGAGCGCTCGCCGCGGTGCGGGCCAATAAGCGTTTCCTGGCCGTGCTGATGGTCTCGGTCACCGGCTACGGGATCGCCTTGATGTTCGCGCTCCAAGGCGCCCCGGACCTCGCCCTGACGCAGATGCTGGTGGAGACCATCATCCTGGTGGCCTTCGTCCTCGCCATGCGCAGCCTGCCGGCCGAACTGCGCGACCGCACCGGCGGCAAGTACCGGGTGGTCCGGGTGATCATCGGCGCGGCGTTCGGCCTCACGATGATCTTCGTCGCGATCCACGCCCTGGGTGCGCGGGTGGCCACCCCGGTCTCGCTGGAGTTCCCCCGCCTGGCCTATGAAGGCGGCGGCGGCCTGAACATCGTCAACGTCACCCTCGTGGACATCCGGGCCTGGGACACCTTCGGCGAGATCTCGGTCCTGGCCCTCGCGGCCACCGGCGTCGCCAGCCTGATTTTCGTCCGCGGCCGCGGTGACCGTATTGGACGGTCCGCCTCGGTGGCCGAGGGGACGGTCGGGCGTCGCGCGGGCGTGGCCGGCAACACCCGGGACAACGCTGCGCTGGCCATGAGCCGGCGTTTCGCCGCGTCAGCGCGCGACGCATGGCTGGTGGCCGGCCGGACCATGGCTCCCGAACGCCGCTCGATCATCTTCGAGGTGGTCACCCGGCTGATCTTCCACTCGATGATCGTCTTCTCCCTTTACCTGCTGCTCGCCGGGCACAACCTGCCCGGCGGTGGCTTCGCCGGCGGCCTCACCGCCGGCCTGGCGCTGGCCATCCGCTACCTGGCCGGGGGCCGCTTCGAACTCCGTGAGGCCACGCCGGTCAGCGCCGGGGCGCTGCTGGGGATCGGCCTCGCCACCGCCGCGGCGTCCGGGGTCGCACCGCTGCTGCTGGGCGGCCAGGTCTTCCAGAGCGCCGTGATCGAGCTCTGGCTGCCGGTCTTCGGCGACATCAAATTCGTCACGTCCACGATCTTCGACATCGGCGTCTACGTCGTCGTCGTCGGCCTGGCCCTGGACGTGCTGCGCAGCCTGGGCGCGAAAATCGACGAACATTTCGAAGAACGGCCGGAAGACCAGCCGGACGAGCAGCCTGGGGTGCTCTTCGACGACGATCAGCCTGACGGCGTCCCGGCCGAAACCACCGCCAAGGGGAGAACATGA
- a CDS encoding Na(+)/H(+) antiporter subunit C → MSVNLTLLTVMGALYACGIYLLLERSLTRVLLGLMLLANATNLLILATGGYAGLAPLFSKDTPAGDYSDPLPQALILTSIVISFAVTAFMLGIIYRTWVLARQDEIQDDAEDRRVAETPSFDAEDDAVIPAETSEFPLVSAAGSDDVVLAGARLMPAADAAAEEQPGSQNLDAGPDGGTT, encoded by the coding sequence ATGAGCGTCAACCTGACCCTGCTGACGGTGATGGGAGCCCTGTACGCCTGCGGCATCTACCTGCTCCTGGAACGCAGCCTCACCCGGGTCCTGCTCGGCCTGATGCTGCTGGCCAACGCCACCAACCTGCTGATCCTGGCCACCGGGGGCTACGCCGGGCTCGCCCCGCTCTTCAGCAAGGACACCCCCGCGGGGGACTACAGTGACCCGCTGCCGCAGGCGCTGATCCTGACCTCGATCGTGATCTCCTTCGCGGTCACAGCTTTTATGCTGGGCATCATCTACCGCACCTGGGTGCTGGCCCGGCAGGATGAAATCCAGGACGACGCCGAGGACCGCCGCGTGGCCGAAACCCCCAGCTTCGACGCGGAGGACGACGCCGTCATCCCCGCCGAGACCTCCGAGTTCCCGCTCGTATCCGCCGCCGGAAGCGACGACGTCGTGCTGGCCGGTGCCCGCCTGATGCCTGCCGCGGACGCCGCGGCCGAGGAACAGCCCGGCTCCCAAAACCTCGACGCCGGCCCGGACGGAGGGACCACGTGA
- a CDS encoding Na+/H+ antiporter subunit D — MNIASFAPLAVVLPILGAALTFLLIRHSRAQRTVSIALLSLTLLLECWLLASVWEGGTAAVNIGGWLPPWGIVMVVDQFSSLMLVVSSAVSLAVLVYATGQGMADGDSDAPVSIFHPTYLILVAGVSNAFLSGDLFNLYVGFEILLTASYVLMTLGGTGPRIRAGVTYVVVSVVSSVLFLIAIAMIYGATGTINMADLAIKLADLDQGTRNLLHVLLLVAFGIKAAVFPLSFWLPDSYPTAPAPVTAVFAGLLTKVGVYAIVRTETLLFPGDTFNTPLMVAALLTMVVGILGALAQSDIKRLLSFTLVSHIGYMVFGLAMSSVAGLGAAVFYVAHHITIQTSLFLVTGLIERRAGSSSVDRIAGLAKLSPLLAVLFFVPAMNLAGIPPLSGFLGKLGLLQAGVALGTPLAYALVAGGVLTSLLTLLAVARVWNRAFWREPEDAEHPDPVLLAAPGDQATGDRAGQQNVTLLPRTMVGSTLALVLLGVALTVFAGPLFRVAGQSASEMLDRSSYIQAVLGDEAPVPVIAQQRQEGAP, encoded by the coding sequence GTGAACATCGCCAGCTTCGCCCCCCTCGCCGTCGTCCTCCCCATCCTCGGGGCCGCCCTGACCTTCCTCCTCATCCGGCATTCGAGGGCCCAGCGGACCGTGAGCATCGCGCTGCTGTCGCTGACCCTGCTGCTGGAATGCTGGCTGCTGGCCTCCGTCTGGGAGGGCGGCACGGCAGCGGTAAACATCGGCGGCTGGCTGCCGCCCTGGGGCATCGTGATGGTGGTGGACCAGTTCTCCTCGCTCATGCTGGTGGTGTCCTCGGCCGTCAGCCTCGCCGTGCTGGTCTACGCCACCGGCCAGGGCATGGCCGACGGGGACAGCGACGCCCCCGTGTCGATCTTCCACCCCACCTACCTGATCCTCGTCGCGGGCGTGTCCAACGCCTTCCTCTCCGGCGATCTCTTCAATCTCTATGTGGGCTTCGAGATCCTGCTGACCGCCAGTTACGTGCTGATGACCCTCGGTGGGACGGGACCCAGGATCCGCGCCGGCGTGACCTACGTGGTGGTCTCGGTGGTCTCCTCCGTGCTCTTCCTGATCGCGATCGCCATGATCTACGGCGCCACCGGCACCATCAACATGGCGGACCTCGCCATCAAGCTCGCCGACCTGGACCAGGGGACCCGAAATCTCCTGCACGTGCTGCTGCTCGTGGCATTCGGCATCAAGGCCGCCGTGTTCCCGCTGAGTTTCTGGCTCCCCGACTCGTATCCGACGGCGCCGGCCCCGGTCACCGCCGTGTTCGCCGGGCTGCTCACCAAGGTGGGTGTCTACGCGATCGTCCGCACCGAGACCCTGCTTTTTCCCGGGGACACCTTCAATACCCCGCTAATGGTCGCGGCGCTGCTGACCATGGTGGTGGGCATCCTGGGCGCCCTGGCGCAGAGTGACATCAAACGGTTGCTCTCCTTCACCCTGGTCAGCCATATCGGCTACATGGTGTTCGGTCTGGCCATGTCCTCGGTCGCGGGGCTCGGGGCTGCGGTGTTTTACGTGGCGCACCACATCACCATCCAGACCAGCCTGTTCCTTGTGACCGGCCTGATCGAGCGCCGCGCCGGGAGTTCCTCGGTGGACCGGATCGCCGGCCTGGCCAAACTCTCGCCGCTGCTGGCCGTGCTGTTCTTTGTGCCGGCCATGAACCTGGCCGGCATCCCGCCGCTCTCCGGCTTCCTCGGCAAGCTGGGCCTGCTGCAGGCCGGTGTTGCCCTGGGGACCCCGCTGGCCTACGCCCTCGTGGCCGGCGGCGTGCTGACCAGCCTGCTGACCCTGCTGGCCGTCGCCAGAGTCTGGAACCGTGCGTTCTGGCGCGAGCCCGAGGACGCCGAACACCCGGATCCCGTGCTGCTCGCGGCCCCCGGGGACCAGGCCACCGGCGACCGCGCCGGCCAGCAGAACGTGACCCTGCTGCCCCGCACCATGGTGGGCTCCACGCTTGCCCTGGTGCTGCTGGGGGTGGCGTTGACGGTCTTCGCCGGGCCGCTGTTCCGGGTCGCCGGGCAATCGGCCTCCGAGATGCTGGACCGGTCCTCCTACATCCAGGCCGTGCTGGGTGACGAGGCCCCGGTGCCGGTGATCGCGCAGCAGCGGCAGGAGGGGGCACCATGA
- a CDS encoding Na+/H+ antiporter subunit E, which yields MTRKRVSLRQELPLLVWLVIVWGALWQDFSAGNLLFGALIAVVVARVFYLPPVELGGRFNVLRAVPFALVFLAKVVAASFQVLFLALARGPRVISAVVAVPLRSHSDLLVTATGHVISLIPGSLVVEVDRSTSTLYIHGINVRDAEDAAKVRKEVRDTEAGLIRIMGTKAELSALKQEVGA from the coding sequence ATGACGCGCAAGCGGGTCTCGCTGCGCCAGGAGCTGCCACTGCTGGTCTGGCTCGTCATCGTCTGGGGCGCCCTCTGGCAGGACTTCAGTGCCGGCAACCTGCTTTTCGGCGCCCTGATCGCCGTCGTGGTGGCGCGGGTGTTCTACCTGCCCCCGGTGGAACTGGGCGGCCGCTTCAACGTGCTGCGTGCCGTGCCGTTCGCCCTGGTGTTCCTTGCCAAGGTGGTGGCGGCCAGCTTCCAGGTCCTGTTCCTGGCCCTGGCCCGGGGCCCGCGGGTGATCAGCGCCGTCGTCGCTGTCCCGCTCCGGAGCCACTCCGACCTGCTGGTGACCGCCACCGGGCATGTCATCTCACTGATCCCGGGGTCGCTGGTGGTGGAGGTGGACCGGTCGACGTCCACGCTGTACATCCACGGCATCAACGTCCGCGACGCCGAGGATGCCGCCAAGGTCCGCAAGGAAGTCCGCGACACGGAGGCCGGTCTGATCCGGATCATGGGCACCAAGGCCGAACTCTCCGCCCTGAAACAGGAGGTGGGCGCATGA
- a CDS encoding monovalent cation/H+ antiporter complex subunit F, translating into MMPLVLAITAVVLSLAAGGAIIRIARGPSLLDRVLAADVLLAILGAALCIDMAVNRHLNNLMLLVAISIIGFVGSVTVARFVADRRKQPNES; encoded by the coding sequence ATGATGCCCCTGGTCCTGGCCATTACCGCCGTCGTGCTGTCCCTCGCCGCCGGCGGGGCGATCATCCGCATCGCGCGCGGACCCTCGCTCCTGGACCGGGTGCTCGCCGCCGACGTGCTGCTCGCCATCCTCGGCGCGGCGCTGTGCATCGACATGGCCGTGAACCGGCACCTGAACAACCTGATGCTCCTGGTGGCCATCTCGATCATCGGCTTTGTGGGCTCGGTGACGGTGGCCCGTTTTGTGGCGGACCGGAGGAAGCAGCCCAATGAATCCTGA
- the mnhG gene encoding monovalent cation/H(+) antiporter subunit G encodes MNPETFPADAVIDAVSAVFMVLGAVMSLGAAIGLLRFPDLMSRMHAATKPQVLGLFLLLCAVGLQLRTWWVWPVLVVAWIFQLLTVPVSAHMVGRAGYRTKHLHPELLSADELEAVVQQAAGKSGFTDDDVE; translated from the coding sequence ATGAATCCTGAGACGTTCCCCGCCGACGCCGTGATCGACGCCGTCTCGGCCGTGTTTATGGTGCTCGGGGCGGTGATGTCCCTCGGCGCGGCGATCGGCCTGCTGCGATTCCCGGACCTGATGAGCCGGATGCACGCCGCGACCAAGCCGCAGGTGCTGGGGCTGTTCCTGCTGCTCTGCGCCGTGGGGCTGCAGCTGCGCACCTGGTGGGTGTGGCCGGTGCTGGTGGTGGCGTGGATCTTCCAGCTGCTGACGGTGCCGGTCTCGGCCCACATGGTGGGACGGGCCGGCTACCGCACCAAACACCTGCACCCGGAGCTGCTCAGCGCGGACGAGCTGGAGGCCGTGGTGCAGCAGGCGGCCGGGAAGAGCGGGTTCACCGACGACGACGTCGAGTGA
- a CDS encoding DUF4235 domain-containing protein has product MNIFIKLLGTGISLVAGFVGTKVVDTVWEKTTGNKPPKGHDDDVPTTLRQALTFALISASVSAIIQVLANRGTQRAITRFAKTQDLV; this is encoded by the coding sequence ATGAACATCTTCATCAAACTGCTTGGCACCGGCATCAGCCTCGTCGCCGGTTTCGTCGGCACCAAGGTGGTTGACACCGTCTGGGAAAAGACCACCGGCAACAAGCCGCCCAAGGGCCACGACGACGACGTTCCCACCACGCTGCGCCAGGCCCTGACCTTCGCCCTGATTTCGGCCTCGGTCAGCGCCATCATCCAGGTCCTCGCCAACCGCGGCACGCAGCGCGCGATCACCCGCTTCGCGAAGACCCAGGATCTGGTCTAA
- a CDS encoding heme-degrading domain-containing protein has product MSDAPAPSPDYDPDSADPQPPGALAALIGRILTEIDELQFESFSKDDALELGFLLVELGRQRSHPIAIDITKGEQVLFHAALEGATPDNERWIRAKQRTASRYEVPSLLVGLRARAAGRRIEDNAWFDQQEFAAHGGSFPIYLRGTGAVGTVTVSGLPQKADHELVVEALTEFLGGRGARGG; this is encoded by the coding sequence ATGAGCGACGCACCAGCGCCTTCCCCCGACTACGACCCGGACTCCGCGGATCCGCAGCCGCCGGGAGCCCTGGCCGCGCTCATCGGCCGGATCCTGACGGAAATCGACGAACTGCAGTTCGAATCCTTCAGCAAGGATGACGCGCTTGAGCTCGGGTTCCTGCTGGTGGAACTCGGCCGGCAGCGTTCCCACCCCATCGCCATCGACATCACCAAGGGTGAGCAGGTGCTCTTCCACGCGGCCCTCGAGGGCGCCACCCCTGACAACGAGCGCTGGATCAGGGCCAAGCAGCGCACGGCCTCGCGGTATGAGGTCCCGTCGCTGCTGGTGGGCCTGCGTGCCCGGGCTGCCGGGCGCAGGATCGAGGACAACGCCTGGTTCGACCAGCAGGAGTTCGCCGCCCACGGAGGCTCGTTCCCCATCTACCTGCGCGGAACCGGGGCGGTGGGCACGGTCACGGTCTCGGGGCTGCCGCAGAAGGCCGACCACGAGCTGGTGGTCGAGGCCCTGACCGAATTCCTCGGCGGCCGGGGCGCCAGGGGAGGCTAG
- a CDS encoding ECF transporter S component, translating to MTDISAKQTLATGKYHWRVVDIVLAALIAVAGGVIFWAWSQGSNLVAVPLNAVYPPLTGLYAGGWMIPAVLGMLVIRKPGAALFCETVAATGELIMGSQYGASVLFSGFVQGLGAELIFAAFLYKRFNLPVSLLAGAGAGLFCGLNDSFLPWGWNIAYEAGDKAAYIVFCAVSGAVIAGGLSWLATRGLAKTGVLASFASRKAASEPVFS from the coding sequence ATGACTGATATTTCTGCGAAGCAGACACTGGCCACCGGCAAATACCACTGGCGTGTGGTCGACATTGTGCTGGCAGCGTTGATCGCCGTTGCCGGCGGCGTGATCTTCTGGGCCTGGTCCCAGGGCTCCAACCTCGTAGCCGTGCCGCTCAACGCGGTCTACCCGCCGCTGACCGGGCTCTACGCCGGCGGCTGGATGATCCCGGCGGTGCTCGGCATGCTGGTCATCCGCAAGCCGGGGGCCGCGCTGTTCTGCGAGACCGTGGCCGCCACGGGCGAGCTGATCATGGGCTCGCAGTACGGCGCGTCCGTGCTGTTCTCCGGCTTCGTCCAGGGCCTCGGCGCTGAACTGATCTTCGCCGCCTTCCTCTACAAGCGGTTCAACCTGCCGGTGTCCCTGCTGGCCGGCGCCGGCGCGGGCCTGTTCTGCGGCCTCAACGACTCCTTCCTGCCCTGGGGCTGGAACATCGCCTACGAGGCCGGTGACAAGGCCGCCTACATCGTCTTCTGCGCCGTCTCCGGTGCCGTGATCGCCGGCGGACTGTCCTGGCTGGCCACCCGCGGGCTCGCCAAGACCGGGGTGCTCGCCTCGTTCGCGTCCCGCAAGGCGGCATCGGAACCCGTGTTCTCCTGA